Proteins found in one Streptomyces sp. NBC_00461 genomic segment:
- a CDS encoding serine/threonine-protein kinase, protein MSSNGGSAREPDDTTSFVLQPPWQASAQATPTQVVPSQSQPAQDPGAGRLVAGRYRLLARLGHGGMGTVWRAKDETVDREVAVKEPRVPDHLPERERANAFERMRREARAAARLDHPAVVNVHDVAVVDGRPWIVMELVHGRSLGDALQEGMLSAREAARVGLEVLGALEAAHAAGVLHRDVKPDNVLLGRHDRVVLTDFGIAQIEGETNLTDTGGFVGSPEYIAPERVLGQRPGPASDLWSLGVVLYAATEGVSPFRRSNTPATLQSVLNATPAPPASAPGPLAELITGLLQKDPARRPTAARIRDVLSEIANPPALAPTQPAQIVTRGIRLGRRAWLGVGAGVVAAAVAAYLVIADPFAGTLPDGWKKHDLGAKVGSAIGVPAAFVKGKPADDSDGTTVSFKDPSGTVWITVDRDIKADDKDHEIPQSAAARAFAEWATLQDGEYSWGIADDPAPKGDPQPSTYKDRKAAENTIVYTATDDPQLREAQVRYYRAGNGDMYRLWIDYPGRGYFTQEGREIAREAIANWDVHQL, encoded by the coding sequence ATGAGCAGCAACGGGGGATCCGCCCGCGAGCCCGACGACACGACGAGTTTTGTTCTGCAACCGCCGTGGCAGGCGAGCGCGCAGGCAACGCCCACGCAGGTCGTCCCGTCGCAGTCCCAGCCCGCTCAGGATCCTGGTGCCGGGCGTCTCGTCGCGGGCCGGTACCGGCTGTTGGCCAGGCTCGGGCACGGCGGCATGGGCACGGTGTGGCGGGCCAAGGACGAGACCGTCGACCGCGAGGTGGCCGTCAAGGAGCCCCGCGTCCCGGACCATCTTCCCGAGCGCGAACGCGCCAACGCCTTCGAGCGAATGCGCCGCGAGGCGCGCGCCGCGGCACGCCTCGACCACCCTGCCGTCGTCAACGTCCATGACGTGGCGGTCGTGGACGGCCGGCCGTGGATCGTCATGGAGCTGGTGCACGGGCGCTCGCTCGGCGACGCCCTGCAGGAGGGCATGCTGAGCGCGCGCGAGGCGGCCAGGGTCGGCCTGGAGGTGCTCGGCGCGCTGGAGGCCGCGCACGCGGCGGGCGTCCTGCACCGTGACGTCAAGCCGGACAACGTGCTGCTGGGCCGCCATGACCGTGTCGTCCTGACCGACTTCGGCATCGCCCAGATCGAGGGCGAGACGAACCTGACGGACACCGGCGGTTTCGTCGGCTCGCCCGAGTACATCGCCCCCGAGCGGGTGCTGGGCCAGCGTCCGGGCCCGGCCTCCGACCTCTGGTCCCTCGGCGTCGTCCTCTACGCGGCCACGGAGGGCGTCTCCCCGTTCCGCCGCAGCAACACGCCGGCCACGCTCCAGTCGGTCCTCAACGCCACGCCGGCGCCGCCCGCCTCGGCGCCGGGTCCGCTGGCCGAGCTGATCACGGGTCTGCTGCAGAAGGATCCGGCCAGACGGCCGACCGCCGCCCGGATCCGGGACGTGCTGTCGGAGATCGCGAACCCGCCTGCCCTCGCGCCCACCCAGCCCGCGCAGATCGTCACGCGCGGGATCCGGCTCGGGCGCAGGGCGTGGCTCGGCGTCGGCGCCGGTGTCGTCGCGGCGGCGGTGGCGGCGTATCTGGTGATCGCGGATCCGTTCGCGGGGACGCTGCCGGACGGCTGGAAGAAGCACGACCTCGGTGCGAAGGTCGGGTCCGCCATCGGCGTGCCCGCGGCCTTCGTGAAGGGCAAGCCCGCCGACGACTCGGACGGGACGACCGTCTCCTTCAAGGACCCGAGCGGCACGGTCTGGATCACCGTCGACCGCGACATCAAGGCCGACGACAAGGACCACGAGATCCCTCAGTCCGCGGCGGCCAGGGCCTTCGCGGAGTGGGCGACGCTGCAGGACGGCGAGTACTCCTGGGGCATCGCCGACGACCCCGCGCCCAAGGGCGATCCGCAGCCGAGCACCTACAAGGACCGCAAGGCCGCCGAGAACACCATCGTCTACACGGCCACCGACGACCCGCAGCTGCGTGAGGCCCAGGTCCGCTACTACAGGGCGGGCAACGGCGACATGTACCGGCTGTGGATCGACTATCCGGGCCGGGGCTACTTCACCCAGGAGGGCCGGGAGATCGCCAGGGAGGCCATCGCCAACTGGGACGTCCACCAGCTCTGA
- a CDS encoding AraC family transcriptional regulator codes for MDVVSDAISAVRIGQPSSNRLRVGGSWCTRFAPYEGAGFHVVLAGSCWLRPDGDGEPVTLGAGDVVLLPHGAGHVLADAPGDTMRAVPFEEMRRPPADPAGREVELLCGKYRLDHSRVHPLLAELPQVVHLPNRVGAHPELRSAVDLLARELDERRPGSCLALPSLLDLLLIYLVRAWTTESDTGSWPAVLSDPVTTAALRALHSDPAAPWTNDSLAAEAGVSRATLARRFTALVGRPPMAYLTWWRLTRTATLLRDTDAPLASVAREAGYSSPYALSHAFSREFGVTPGKYRAGVRG; via the coding sequence ATGGACGTGGTGAGCGACGCGATCTCCGCCGTACGCATCGGACAGCCCTCCTCGAACCGGCTGCGGGTCGGCGGCAGTTGGTGCACCCGGTTCGCCCCGTACGAGGGGGCGGGCTTCCATGTCGTCCTCGCGGGCAGCTGCTGGCTGCGGCCTGACGGGGACGGCGAACCGGTGACGCTGGGTGCCGGGGACGTCGTACTGCTGCCGCACGGGGCGGGGCATGTGCTCGCGGACGCGCCCGGCGACACGATGAGGGCGGTGCCGTTCGAGGAGATGCGCCGGCCGCCCGCCGATCCGGCCGGGCGCGAGGTGGAGCTGCTGTGCGGCAAGTACCGCCTGGACCACAGCCGGGTCCATCCCCTGCTGGCGGAGCTGCCGCAGGTCGTCCACCTGCCCAACCGTGTGGGTGCCCACCCCGAACTCCGTTCGGCGGTGGACCTGTTGGCCCGCGAACTCGACGAGCGCCGCCCGGGCTCCTGCCTGGCCCTGCCGAGCCTGCTCGACCTGCTGCTGATCTATCTGGTGCGCGCCTGGACGACGGAGTCGGACACCGGTTCCTGGCCGGCGGTCCTGAGCGACCCGGTGACCACGGCCGCCCTGCGCGCGCTGCACTCGGACCCGGCCGCCCCCTGGACCAACGACAGCCTGGCCGCGGAGGCGGGCGTGTCCCGGGCGACGCTGGCGCGACGGTTCACGGCACTGGTGGGCCGGCCGCCGATGGCGTATCTGACGTGGTGGCGGCTGACCCGCACGGCCACGCTCCTGCGCGACACCGACGCCCCGCTGGCCTCGGTGGCCCGCGAGGCGGGGTACAGCAGCCCGTACGCGCTCTCGCACGCGTTCAGCAGGGAGTTCGGGGTGACACCGGGCAAGTACCGTGCGGGCGTACGGGGTTGA
- a CDS encoding MBL fold metallo-hydrolase, translated as MADENTQSFVIGDVQVLRIVEWQEPYAPARGLVPGVAPEVWEDNREALAPDHWEPGGDRAVVALQTWVLRSAGRTVLVDTGVGHGRERPGNPLFHRQQGLGLPARLARAGVRPEDVDVVVNTHIHGDHVGWNTRDVDGSWVPTFPGARYLLPAADDHHFGPDGGYGGDVRPDDRLIYEDSVAPVHTSGQAVLWDGEHRIDEHLTLESTPGHTPGSSVLRVASGGEQAVFVGDLMHSPVQILHPECSSCFCLDPERAAAERRRVLERAADQGELVIPAHFGGPGVVEVRRQGASFAFGGWTP; from the coding sequence ATGGCTGATGAAAACACGCAGAGCTTCGTGATCGGTGACGTCCAGGTCCTCCGGATCGTCGAGTGGCAGGAGCCCTACGCCCCCGCCCGCGGCCTCGTACCGGGCGTCGCACCCGAGGTGTGGGAGGACAACCGGGAGGCGCTGGCGCCGGACCACTGGGAGCCCGGTGGCGACCGCGCCGTCGTCGCCCTGCAGACCTGGGTGCTGCGCAGCGCCGGGCGGACCGTGCTGGTGGACACCGGAGTGGGGCACGGGCGGGAGCGGCCCGGGAATCCGCTCTTCCACCGGCAGCAGGGGCTCGGCCTCCCGGCGCGCCTGGCCCGGGCCGGCGTACGGCCCGAGGACGTCGACGTCGTCGTCAACACCCACATCCACGGTGACCACGTCGGCTGGAACACCCGCGATGTGGACGGCAGTTGGGTGCCCACGTTCCCCGGCGCCAGGTACCTTCTCCCGGCCGCCGACGACCACCACTTCGGCCCGGACGGCGGGTACGGCGGTGACGTACGGCCCGACGACCGCCTGATCTACGAGGACAGCGTCGCGCCCGTCCACACGTCCGGACAGGCCGTGCTCTGGGACGGCGAGCACCGCATCGACGAGCACCTGACCCTGGAGTCCACCCCCGGGCACACCCCGGGCTCGTCCGTGCTGCGCGTCGCCTCCGGCGGCGAACAGGCCGTCTTCGTGGGCGACTTGATGCACAGTCCGGTCCAGATCCTGCACCCCGAGTGCAGCAGCTGCTTCTGCCTGGACCCCGAGCGGGCCGCCGCCGAGCGTCGACGCGTCCTGGAACGAGCCGCGGACCAGGGCGAGTTGGTGATCCCCGCGCACTTCGGCGGGCCGGGGGTGGTGGAGGTGCGGCGGCAGGGGGCCTCGTTCGCCTTCGGCGGCTGGACGCCGTAG
- a CDS encoding serine/threonine-protein kinase produces the protein MSAGGEQARDGRLVGGRYRLTERIGSGGMGTVWQAYDELVGRDVAVKQPRLPGDPEDEHRRRAAGRLHREARAAARVDHPAAVSIHDVVVEEDGLPWIVMELVRGESLHDVLRRGPVDAAEAARIGLAVLGALDAAHTVGIVHRDVKPANVLLGPHRRVVLTDFGIAHIQGEESLTMSGEFVGSLEFVAPERMSGRSAGPPSDLWSLGVLLYAAVEGWSPFRRTTVESTLAAIIAADPPEPKQAGPLGPLLTRLLTKEPEQRPGTEETSAVLEAVAEGWPVPDVTHDSATLAQDASQLREFADDVGTVRLGAGRAQGAAVSRGAEPAAAVRESEASHPIPGPEASSGPDKSSKPEPPHPMPGPHPMPGPEPSSGPEPWSEPESSSEPESSSGPESSSEPATQAVASPSPGPSPNPRPRPKGPALRRSALRRPAPLALLAALLVGGTWFAVSHFGDRHGDDVTEHNATYGSAPLAPAASPTAVTWAAHREAAMNAVLSLPAPYRESAREGGAADPPRLVEYDAAGSGLTLRLTEWDRAPRSPMAQAQQAHADWNTYDGDARTQYTRTTFHGSEAVLADTAYGLEGSPTRVMELMIRTDDGRMYELRVDMPKGTPAEKKGTALFKGARDRLVIAKS, from the coding sequence ATGAGTGCAGGCGGCGAACAGGCGCGCGACGGTCGGCTGGTCGGCGGGCGCTACCGGCTGACCGAGCGCATCGGCTCGGGCGGCATGGGCACCGTCTGGCAGGCGTACGACGAACTCGTGGGGCGGGACGTCGCCGTCAAGCAGCCCCGGCTGCCGGGCGACCCCGAGGACGAGCACCGCCGTCGGGCCGCCGGCCGCCTCCACCGCGAGGCCCGCGCCGCCGCCCGCGTCGATCATCCGGCCGCCGTCTCCATCCATGACGTCGTAGTGGAGGAGGACGGACTCCCGTGGATCGTCATGGAGTTGGTCCGCGGCGAGTCCCTGCACGACGTACTGCGGCGCGGCCCGGTCGACGCCGCCGAGGCAGCCCGTATCGGCCTCGCCGTCCTCGGCGCCCTGGACGCCGCGCACACCGTCGGAATCGTCCACCGGGACGTCAAGCCCGCCAACGTCCTTCTCGGCCCGCATCGCCGGGTCGTCCTCACCGACTTCGGCATCGCCCACATCCAGGGCGAGGAGTCCCTCACCATGAGCGGCGAGTTCGTCGGCTCGCTGGAGTTCGTCGCACCCGAGCGGATGTCGGGCCGAAGTGCCGGGCCCCCGTCCGACCTGTGGTCACTGGGCGTACTGCTGTACGCGGCCGTGGAAGGGTGGTCGCCCTTCCGTCGTACGACCGTCGAGTCCACGCTCGCCGCGATCATCGCCGCCGATCCCCCCGAACCGAAACAGGCAGGCCCTCTCGGGCCGCTGCTCACCCGGCTGCTGACGAAGGAACCCGAGCAGCGGCCCGGCACCGAGGAGACGAGCGCGGTCCTGGAGGCGGTGGCCGAGGGATGGCCGGTGCCGGACGTGACGCACGACTCCGCCACCCTGGCCCAGGACGCCTCACAACTACGCGAGTTCGCGGACGACGTGGGGACCGTGCGGTTGGGTGCGGGGCGGGCGCAGGGGGCTGCGGTGTCGCGGGGAGCGGAGCCCGCGGCCGCCGTACGGGAATCCGAGGCGTCCCATCCGATTCCGGGTCCCGAGGCGTCATCTGGTCCTGACAAGTCGTCCAAACCCGAGCCGCCCCACCCGATGCCCGGCCCCCACCCGATGCCCGGCCCCGAGCCGTCGTCCGGCCCTGAGCCGTGGTCCGAACCTGAGTCGTCGTCCGAACCTGAGTCGTCGTCCGGTCCCGAGTCGTCGTCCGAACCCGCCACGCAGGCCGTCGCGAGTCCCTCCCCGGGGCCCTCCCCGAACCCGCGGCCTCGTCCCAAGGGGCCGGCCCTGCGGCGCTCGGCCCTGCGGCGCCCCGCCCCGCTGGCCCTGCTCGCCGCCCTTCTGGTCGGCGGCACCTGGTTCGCCGTCTCTCACTTCGGCGACCGGCACGGCGACGACGTCACAGAGCACAACGCCACCTACGGTTCGGCGCCCCTCGCCCCCGCCGCGAGCCCCACCGCCGTCACCTGGGCCGCGCACCGGGAAGCGGCGATGAACGCCGTCCTCTCCCTCCCCGCCCCGTACCGGGAGTCGGCCAGGGAGGGCGGCGCGGCCGACCCGCCCCGCCTCGTGGAGTACGACGCGGCCGGCAGCGGCCTCACCCTCCGTCTCACCGAATGGGACAGGGCGCCCCGCTCCCCGATGGCCCAGGCCCAGCAGGCGCACGCCGACTGGAACACCTACGACGGGGACGCGCGCACCCAGTACACCCGCACCACGTTCCACGGATCCGAGGCGGTCCTCGCCGACACCGCGTACGGCCTGGAGGGCTCCCCGACCCGGGTGATGGAGCTGATGATCCGCACCGACGACGGCCGCATGTACGAACTGCGTGTCGACATGCCCAAGGGCACTCCGGCCGAGAAGAAGGGCACGGCCCTGTTCAAGGGCGCACGTGACCGCCTTGTGATCGCGAAGAGCTGA
- a CDS encoding succinic semialdehyde dehydrogenase translates to MTDAQAPAKTGTNPLAPAPQGARTAADVVTPELIAQLTKGVVGSGRTANHTPFTGEKLADLPESTPEDVAKAFDAARAAQAVWAKTPVRQRAAVLLRFHDLVLARQAEVLDLIQLETGKARLHAHEEVQAVAVAARHYGRRAAAYLKPKRHAGAMPTLTRVTELRHPRGVVGQIAPWNYPLELSVGDALPAFVAGNAVVMKPDTETCLTALWARDLLIEAGLPAAVFQVVLGEGPVVGPELVKRADYVSFTGSTRTGREVAQGAAARLVGVSLELGGKNAMLVLEDADIEKAAAGAVRACFSSAGQLCISIERLYVHESIADTFLDRFATRTKAMRLGTSLAYGADMGSLVGERQLETVTRHVEEAVAKGAKVVAGGVARPDIGPYFFEPTILDDVTEPMSVCTEETFGPVVSLYRFQTDDEAIEHANSTPYGLNSSVWTKNGSRGREVASRLRTGTVNVNEGYAPAYGSVQSPMGGMKDSGLGRRHGSEGILKYTEAQTVAQQRLLPMAPSLGMDDEKYAQFMSRSLRLMKALRFK, encoded by the coding sequence ATGACGGACGCGCAAGCCCCGGCCAAGACCGGCACGAATCCCCTCGCCCCCGCTCCGCAGGGCGCCCGTACCGCCGCCGACGTGGTGACGCCCGAGCTGATCGCACAGCTCACCAAGGGCGTGGTCGGCTCCGGCCGCACCGCCAACCACACGCCGTTCACCGGCGAGAAGCTGGCCGACCTGCCGGAGTCCACGCCCGAGGACGTGGCCAAGGCCTTCGACGCCGCCCGTGCCGCCCAGGCGGTGTGGGCGAAGACGCCGGTCCGGCAGCGCGCGGCCGTACTGCTCCGCTTCCACGACCTGGTGCTCGCCCGCCAGGCCGAGGTCCTCGACCTGATCCAGCTGGAGACCGGCAAGGCCCGGCTGCACGCCCACGAAGAGGTCCAGGCCGTCGCCGTCGCGGCGCGCCACTACGGCCGCCGGGCCGCCGCCTATCTGAAGCCCAAGCGGCACGCGGGCGCCATGCCCACCCTCACCCGCGTCACCGAACTGCGCCACCCGCGCGGCGTGGTGGGCCAGATCGCCCCCTGGAACTACCCCCTGGAACTGTCGGTCGGCGACGCGCTCCCGGCGTTCGTGGCGGGCAACGCGGTGGTGATGAAGCCGGACACGGAGACCTGCCTCACCGCTCTGTGGGCACGCGACCTGCTCATCGAGGCAGGGCTCCCCGCCGCCGTCTTCCAGGTCGTCCTCGGCGAGGGACCCGTCGTCGGCCCGGAGCTCGTCAAGCGCGCCGACTACGTCTCCTTCACCGGTTCCACCCGCACCGGCCGCGAGGTCGCCCAGGGCGCCGCCGCCCGTCTGGTCGGGGTCTCCCTCGAACTCGGCGGCAAGAACGCGATGCTGGTCCTGGAGGACGCCGACATAGAGAAGGCCGCCGCGGGCGCGGTGCGCGCCTGCTTCTCCTCCGCGGGCCAACTGTGCATCTCCATCGAGCGGTTGTACGTCCACGAGTCGATCGCGGACACCTTCCTGGACCGCTTCGCCACCCGCACGAAGGCGATGCGGCTCGGCACGTCCCTCGCCTACGGCGCCGACATGGGCTCGCTGGTGGGGGAGCGCCAGCTGGAGACGGTGACCCGGCACGTGGAGGAGGCCGTGGCCAAGGGCGCGAAGGTCGTCGCGGGCGGCGTCGCCCGCCCGGACATCGGCCCGTACTTCTTCGAGCCGACGATCCTCGACGACGTGACCGAGCCGATGTCGGTCTGCACCGAGGAGACCTTCGGCCCGGTCGTCTCCCTCTACCGTTTCCAGACCGACGACGAGGCGATCGAGCACGCCAACTCCACTCCGTACGGCCTGAACTCCTCGGTCTGGACGAAGAACGGCAGCCGCGGCCGCGAGGTCGCCTCCCGCCTCCGTACGGGAACCGTGAACGTCAACGAGGGCTACGCCCCCGCCTACGGCAGCGTCCAGTCCCCCATGGGCGGCATGAAGGACTCCGGCCTCGGCCGCCGCCACGGCTCGGAGGGCATCCTCAAGTACACGGAGGCCCAGACGGTCGCCCAGCAGCGCCTGCTGCCGATGGCCCCCTCGCTGGGGATGGACGACGAGAAGTACGCGCAGTTCATGAGCCGCAGCCTCCGGCTGATGAAGGCCCTGCGCTTCAAGTAG
- a CDS encoding GMC family oxidoreductase N-terminal domain-containing protein, whose product MSQDTYDYDVIVVGSGFGGSVTALRLTEKGYRVGVLEAGRRFTRETLPKNSWDLRNYLWAPKLNMYGIQRIHLLGNVMVLAGAGVGGGSLNYANTLYVPPKPFFDDPQWRDITDWHEELKPYYDQAQRMLGVRLNPTMTPSDVHLKAAAERMGVGDTFHMAPVGVFFGDGKDAEGTAKAGPGEQVNDPYFGGAGPARNACTECGECMTGCRHGAKNTLNENYLYLAEKAGAVVHPMTTVVSVTDDSQGGYAIATLPTDEKKTSAGRTFKARRVVLAAGTYGTQTLLHRMKAGGQLPYISGKLGELTRTNSEALVGAQTDNRRYRKVTGAAKVDFTQGVAITSSIHPDENTHIEPVRYGKGSNSMGGLSILQVPYAEGSSRVLAWLRNAARHPLLVLRSLSNHHWSERTIIGLVMQSLDNSLTTYLKPDGVGKGLLTARQGHGAPNPKQIRAASEGAAAIAADINGFAGSNVGELMGTPLTAHFLGGCPIGSSRETGVIDPYHRLYGHPGISVVDGAAVSANLGVNPSLTITAQAERAMSYWPNKGEEDPRPQQGAAYERLKPVEPNTPAVPADAFGALKLPFLGMPAMPKK is encoded by the coding sequence GTGTCACAGGACACCTACGACTACGACGTCATCGTCGTCGGCTCGGGCTTCGGCGGCTCCGTCACCGCCCTTCGCCTCACCGAGAAGGGCTACCGCGTAGGTGTCCTGGAAGCCGGCCGCCGCTTCACCCGCGAAACCCTCCCCAAGAACTCCTGGGACCTCAGGAACTACCTCTGGGCCCCCAAGCTCAACATGTACGGCATCCAGCGCATCCACCTGCTGGGCAACGTCATGGTCCTGGCCGGTGCCGGCGTCGGCGGCGGTTCCCTCAACTACGCCAACACCCTCTACGTGCCGCCGAAGCCGTTCTTCGACGACCCGCAGTGGCGTGACATCACGGACTGGCACGAGGAGTTGAAGCCGTACTACGACCAGGCGCAGCGCATGCTCGGCGTACGGCTCAACCCGACGATGACCCCGTCCGACGTGCACCTGAAGGCGGCCGCCGAGCGGATGGGCGTCGGCGACACCTTCCACATGGCGCCGGTCGGCGTCTTCTTCGGAGACGGCAAGGACGCGGAGGGCACGGCGAAGGCCGGCCCCGGCGAGCAGGTGAACGACCCCTACTTCGGCGGCGCGGGCCCGGCCCGCAACGCGTGCACCGAGTGCGGCGAGTGCATGACGGGCTGCCGTCACGGCGCGAAGAACACCCTCAACGAGAACTACCTGTACCTCGCCGAGAAGGCGGGCGCGGTGGTGCACCCGATGACCACGGTCGTGTCGGTCACGGACGACTCCCAGGGCGGCTACGCGATCGCCACGCTCCCCACGGACGAGAAGAAGACCTCCGCGGGTCGTACCTTCAAGGCGCGCCGCGTGGTGCTGGCCGCCGGCACCTACGGCACCCAGACCCTCCTGCACCGGATGAAGGCGGGCGGTCAACTCCCGTATATCTCAGGCAAGTTGGGTGAACTCACCCGCACCAACTCCGAGGCACTGGTCGGCGCACAGACGGACAACCGCCGGTACCGCAAGGTGACGGGCGCGGCGAAGGTCGACTTCACCCAGGGCGTCGCGATCACCTCGTCCATCCACCCGGACGAGAACACCCACATCGAGCCGGTCCGCTACGGCAAGGGCTCCAACTCGATGGGCGGCCTCTCCATCCTCCAGGTGCCGTACGCGGAGGGCTCGTCGCGTGTGCTGGCCTGGCTGCGGAACGCCGCGCGCCACCCCCTCCTCGTCCTGCGCTCCCTCTCCAACCATCACTGGTCGGAGCGGACCATCATCGGCCTGGTGATGCAGTCGCTGGACAACTCCCTGACGACGTACCTGAAACCGGACGGCGTGGGCAAGGGCCTGCTCACCGCCCGCCAGGGCCATGGCGCCCCCAACCCCAAGCAGATCAGGGCCGCTTCGGAGGGCGCCGCCGCGATCGCCGCCGACATCAACGGCTTCGCGGGCTCGAACGTCGGCGAACTCATGGGCACCCCTCTCACCGCCCACTTCCTCGGCGGCTGCCCGATCGGCTCCTCGCGCGAAACCGGCGTGATCGACCCGTACCACCGCCTCTACGGCCACCCCGGCATCTCGGTCGTCGACGGCGCCGCGGTCTCCGCCAACCTGGGGGTGAACCCGTCCCTCACCATCACCGCCCAGGCCGAGCGGGCGATGTCGTACTGGCCCAACAAGGGCGAGGAGGACCCACGTCCGCAGCAGGGGGCGGCGTACGAGCGCCTGAAGCCGGTGGAGCCGAACACCCCGGCCGTCCCGGCGGACGCCTTCGGCGCGCTGAAGCTGCCCTTCCTGGGAATGCCGGCCATGCCGAAGAAGTAG
- a CDS encoding LAETG motif-containing sortase-dependent surface protein — translation MKLRRVMATAAATAVIAPLALLSAPAAFADETPSTSTSSPAADDTTPAADQSTPAAEDSTPAADESTPAADESTPAADESTPAAGESTPAADESTPAAGESSAGASASPSPSESTPGGAELCVDENGDSTAELSSDLKSGLSGLPDTIVAGNGWTGFSFNVTNHGDETIKDIKPLIGVAAVGWEDAKDYSGEIKVQVFDKSSKSWRTIADAAGEGGTFTAFSLGAGQSVSYQLRLSVSGKVPDSLGLTGGLAEYADDKGCWVADDPNGWVYFFDILAAGSDAGKPGDAKPQTGGMKPIKDVNEVDATGSLAETGSSSALPMIGLTGGLAVALGAGAVFVVRRRKAGTHA, via the coding sequence ATGAAGCTTCGTCGTGTTATGGCCACTGCGGCCGCGACGGCTGTCATAGCGCCCCTCGCCCTGCTCTCGGCTCCGGCGGCGTTCGCGGACGAGACTCCCAGCACGTCGACGAGCAGCCCCGCCGCCGACGACACCACTCCCGCCGCGGACCAGAGCACCCCGGCCGCCGAGGACAGCACCCCCGCCGCGGACGAGAGCACCCCCGCGGCCGACGAGAGCACTCCCGCCGCGGACGAGAGCACTCCGGCCGCCGGCGAGAGCACTCCCGCGGCGGACGAGAGCACCCCGGCCGCCGGCGAGAGCAGCGCCGGCGCGTCTGCCTCGCCGAGCCCCAGTGAGAGCACCCCGGGTGGCGCCGAGCTCTGCGTCGACGAGAACGGCGACAGCACCGCCGAGCTCAGCTCCGACCTGAAGAGCGGCCTGTCCGGCCTGCCCGACACGATCGTCGCCGGCAACGGCTGGACCGGGTTCTCCTTCAACGTCACCAACCACGGCGACGAGACGATCAAGGACATCAAGCCCCTGATCGGCGTCGCCGCCGTCGGCTGGGAGGACGCGAAGGACTACTCCGGCGAGATCAAGGTCCAGGTCTTCGACAAGTCCTCCAAGTCCTGGCGGACGATCGCGGACGCCGCGGGCGAGGGCGGCACCTTCACCGCGTTCTCGCTCGGTGCCGGCCAGTCGGTCTCCTACCAGCTGCGCCTCAGCGTCAGCGGCAAGGTGCCGGACTCCCTCGGGCTGACCGGTGGTCTCGCCGAGTACGCGGACGACAAGGGCTGCTGGGTCGCCGACGACCCGAACGGCTGGGTCTACTTCTTCGACATCCTGGCCGCCGGCTCCGACGCCGGGAAGCCGGGCGACGCCAAGCCGCAGACCGGTGGCATGAAGCCGATCAAGGACGTGAACGAGGTCGACGCCACCGGCAGCCTCGCCGAGACCGGCTCCAGCTCCGCGCTGCCGATGATCGGTCTCACCGGCGGCCTCGCGGTCGCCCTGGGCGCCGGCGCGGTGTTCGTGGTGCGTCGGCGCAAGGCCGGCACGCACGCGTAA
- a CDS encoding chorismate mutase — protein MTTTTPEQTIADARERIDALDDRIIGLIQERVAVSAVVQETRIASGGRRVHLSRENEILGRYRDALGKPGTSLAMTLLELSRGRI, from the coding sequence ATGACCACCACCACGCCCGAGCAGACCATCGCCGACGCCCGGGAGCGCATCGACGCCCTGGACGACCGGATCATCGGCCTGATCCAGGAACGGGTCGCCGTGTCCGCCGTGGTCCAGGAGACACGGATCGCGTCCGGCGGCCGGCGCGTGCACCTGTCCCGCGAGAACGAGATCCTCGGCCGCTACAGGGACGCGCTGGGCAAGCCGGGCACGTCGCTGGCGATGACGCTGCTCGAACTGTCCCGGGGGCGGATCTGA